In the Dioscorea cayenensis subsp. rotundata cultivar TDr96_F1 chromosome 12, TDr96_F1_v2_PseudoChromosome.rev07_lg8_w22 25.fasta, whole genome shotgun sequence genome, one interval contains:
- the LOC120273420 gene encoding uncharacterized protein LOC120273420: MEQLNAKLYSKYQNLKKRKGFEEEEWFQKLESDLRKSKLATEDMIENLKNENNRLRAQMSSIQDQYDECQKLLFEERQKTRGISNEIGRLQELLSQRNHHNDAALPLSPHTSPAVISRHLSGDSPGKTVARALPFGSPATRSGGAHNSSLTKKRRSSSPEQIDLHCKEAATLYNNNTKEPVVPDCCRGNLIHSTSKGYHSCVFQAFLEQIVGMEFSVSSQGQGLSLSVIHPMSGYTFSLSWIADEDGSEGDLMYRVSSLGTLERVALEWMKEDIIFSMRMCPVFFEKISRVIGHHR; encoded by the exons ATGGAGCAGCTCAACGCCAAGCTGTATTCCAAGTACCAGAATCTCAAG AAGAGGAAGGGATTCGAGGAGGAGGAGTGGTTTCAGAAGTTAGAGTCCGACTTGAGAAAGAGCAAATTGG CTACGGAAGATATGATAGAAAATCTGAAGAATGAAAATAACCGGCTGCGTGCACAAAT GTCTTCCATTCAGGATCAGTATGATGAATGCCAAAAACTTCTGTTTGAAGAGAGACAAAAGA cAAGAGGGATTTCTAATGAAATTGGAAGGCTTCAGGAGCTGCTATCACAAAGGAATCATCATAATGATGCTGCATTGCCATTATCTCCTCATACAAGTCCTGCTGTTATCTCAAGGCATTTATCAGGTGATTCTCCAGGAAAGACTGTCGCACGTGCATTACCATTTGGAAGTCCTGCGACCAGGTCTGGAGGTGCACATAATAGTTCCCTTACAAAAAAGAGACGAAGTTCAAGCCCTGAACAAATTGATCTTCATTGCAAAGAAGCAGCTACTTTGTACAATAATAACACAAAAGAGCCTGTTGTG CCAGATTGCTGTCGAGGAAACTTGATACATTCAA CAAGCAAAGGTTACCATAGTTGTGTATTTCAAGCCTTTTTGGAGCAGATAGTTGGCATGGAATTTTCGGTTAGCAGTCAGGGACAAGGATTATCGCTTTCTGTCATTCACCCAATGAGTG GCTACACATTCAGCCTCTCATGGATAGCGGATGAAGATGGAAGTGAAGGCGACTTGATGTACCGTGTTTCTTCATTGGGGACTCTAGAAAGGGTTGCCCTAGAGTGGATGAAGGAGGACATTATTTTCAGCATGAGAATGTGTCCTGTTTTCTTCGAGAAAATATCCCGTGTTATCGGTCATCATCGATGA
- the LOC120273829 gene encoding ribosomal RNA-processing protein 17 — MSDSDDGDAGVVVGEIPPTMVRKHIKKRALRNKSLSVSFDEKNLKDFVTGFHKRKKKRRKEAQRQLQEKVRLKRIEARKQRKLEREMGLHDGNINEDPEPNDVGGDGVEEGADITASVFETKTYETGDTTIRVTTSELPRDDDDFGLVSQIPKLSSNIQMKPVPVKKKQLKRTSGRQPHKAGKVVFRKKDKRKSKVK; from the exons ATGTCGGACTCGGACGACGGCGATGCCGGCGTGGTTGTCGGGGAGATTCCTCCGACGATGGTCCGGAAGCACATCAAGAAGAGGGCTCTCCGGAACAAGTCCCTCTCCGTTTCATTCGACGAGAAAAATCTcaa GGACTTTGTCACTGGCTTccacaagagaaagaagaaaagaagaaaagaggcaCAGCGTCAGTTGCAAGAAAAGGTGAGGTTGAAACGAATTGAGGCCAGGAAACAG AGGAAGCTAGAAAGAGAGATGGGTTTACATGATGGGAACATAAATGAAGATCCTGAACCCAATGATGTTGGTGGGGATGGAGTAGAGGAAGGAGCTGATATAACTGCATCAGTGTTCG AAACAAAGACATACGAAACTGGCGATACAACCATCAGAGTTACTACCAGTGAACTGCCacgtgatgatgatgatttcgGGTTAGTGAGTCAGATCCCCAAGCTGAGCAGCAACATCCAAATGAAACCGGTGCCGGTGAAGAAGAAACAGTTAAAAAGAACAAGCGGGCGACAACCACATAAAGCCGGCAAGGTTGTGTTTCGCAAGAAGGATAAGAGGAAGAGCAAAGTCAAGTGA